The Primulina eburnea isolate SZY01 chromosome 6, ASM2296580v1, whole genome shotgun sequence genome contains a region encoding:
- the LOC140834796 gene encoding probable ubiquitin-conjugating enzyme E2 24 isoform X2, whose translation MDSLLNDFDSYSETSSSDYQDDLESLYGGQARSIFSSLEETIEKIDDYLLFEPRYLHGDIVCMASDPSGQIGKVIDMDMIVDLESICGSKIHSISSEKLQKIRHISVNDFVVHGMWLGKVEKIVDNVIVLFDDGRKSQFFANGPEMIISLSPDLVEDPQYPFYPGQRVQVESSLSKSTNWLCGDRRGKRDLGTICKVDAGLVYVDWLDCVGINGEKCPAPHRLQNSKDLSFFPCFPYGNWKLGDWCVLPNEQSLPSLNTSQLVEGSQKSETPSETKTAVIVKTKTMVDVQWQDGSQALGRDSCTLRPVNILDLHDFLPDSFVLEKRTVDLQPPENKKFGIVRCVDCKERMVKVKWCMSSVNENFDDKMQVEEIVSAYELVEHPGYAYSPGEAVFRKGRFVDVFTDCSSLANSDLENGSDQTEYLRNNFLSRIGIIIALRNGEIEVKWATGTISKVDKCEGMTSTLMHSGENVLQPNEVIQVKDDQLLSQKIKDVLGFDHDNAKDSGSISFSEAALSVCTSITSSLFQSLSTALVGAYRGTSMDAINHGKPKGEDALELCNMDVGGRLLMVDDSKTHQTITSEESKESSDDTTLPSCSKHPILFKQFDIVSGCLEHHFVNASGTGLQCSQMKRGWLKKVHQEWNILEKNLPETVYVRVYEDRIDLLRAAVVGTAGTPYHDGLFFFDVHLPPQYPNEPPLVRYNSGGLRINPNLYESGKVCLSLLNTWKGSDTEIWNPGSSTILQVLLSLQALVLNEKPYFNETGYDSQIGKAEGEKNSLNYNENAFLVSCTSMLYILRKPPKHFEGFVEEHFSRHGNSILLACKAYMEGAPVGYPFRIRETEQENRKGSSTGFKIMLSKIYPRLVEAFSGNVCA comes from the exons ATGGATTCTCTACTCAATGATTTTGATAGCTACAGCGAAACTAGCAGTTCTGATTATCAGGACGACCTTGAATCCTTATATGGAGGGCAGGCCCGTTCTATATTTTCTAGTCTTGAGGAAACCATAGAAAAGATTGACGATTATCTGTTGTTTGAGCCCCGATACCTGCACGGGGACATAGTTTGCATGGCATCTGACCCGTCAGGACAAATAGGAAAGGTCATCGATATGGACATGATCGTGGACTTGGAGAGCATTTGTGGAAGCAAAATTCATAGTATCAGTTCTGAAAAACTCCAGAAAATACGCCACATTTCAGTTAACGACTTTGTGGTTCACGGAATGTGGCTCGGCAAAGTCGAAAAGATAGTCGACAATGTGATTGTCTTATTTGACGATGGTAGAAAGAGCCAATTCTTCGCCAACGGCCCAGAGATGATTATTTCCTTATCTCCAGATTTAGTTGAAGATCCCCAGTATCCTTTCTATCCCGGACAAAGAGTTCAGGTGGAGTCTTCTCTATCTAAGTCAACTAATTGGTTGTGCGGTGATAGAAGGGGTAAACGAGATCTAGGAACCATCTGCAAAGTTGATGCTGGACTCGTGTACGTTGATTGGCTTGATTGTGTTGGCATCAACGGTGAGAAATGTCCTGCTCCGCATCGTTTACAAAATTCAAAAGATTTATCGTTTTTCCCATGTTTCCCTTATGGAAATTGGAAACTTGGTGATTGGTGTGTTCTTCCAAATGAGCAGAGTTTGCCAAGCTTAAACACGTCTCAGCTGGTTGAAGGAAGTCAGAAATCTGAAACACCAAGCGAGACTAAGACTGCTGTTATTGTGAAGACAAAGACTATGGTTGATGTCCAGTGGCAGGATGGCAGCCAAGCACTAGGACGTGATTCATGTACACTACGCCCAGTCAATATTCTAGATCTCCATGATTTTTTGCCCGATTCATTTGTGCTGGAAAAGAGAACAGTTGATTTGCAGCCTCctgaaaacaaaaaatttggtATTGTCAGATGTGTGGATTGTAAAGAACGAATGGTAAAGGTGAAATGGTGCATGTCCTCTgtgaatgaaaattttgatgacAAAATGCAGGTGGAAGAGATTGTGAGTGCTTATGAATTGGTCGAGCATCCAGGTTATGCGTACAGTCCAGGTGAGGCAGTTTTTAGGAAGGGCAGGTTTGTTGATGTTTTCACAGATTGCAGTTCGTTGGCAAACTCTGACCTTGAAAATGGCAGCGATCAGACTGAATATCTCAGAAATAATTTCTTATCTCGCATCGGGATTATAATTGCTTTAAGAAATGGAGAGATTGAAGTAAAATGGGCTACAGGTACCATAAGTAAG GTTGATAAGTGCGAAGGGATGACTTCTACTCTTATGCACAGCGGTGAAAATGTTCTGCAACCTAATGAGGTTATTCAAGTGAAAGACGACCAATTGTTAAGCCAAAAAATAAAG GATGTGCTAGGTTTTGATCACGACAATGCAAAGGACTCTGGCTCAATTTCCTTTTCTGAAGCTGCTCTTAGTGTTTGCACTAGTATTACTTCAAGCCTATTTCAGTCTCTAAGTACAGCATTAGTTGGCGCATATAGAGGCACATCTATGGATGCGATAAATCATGGGAAACCCAAGGGCGAGGATGCCTTGGAACTTTGCAATATGGATGTCGGTGGACGACTTCTGATGGTAGATGACTCGAAGACACATCAAACAATCACTTCAGAAGAAAGTAAAGAATCAAGTGATGATACTACATTACCATCTTGCAGCAAGCATCCAATACTTTTTAAGCAGTTTGATATTGTAAGTGGTTGCTTGGAACACCACTTTGTCAATGCATCTGGGACGGGCCTTCAGTGTTCCCAG ATGAAAAGAGGTTGGCTGAAGAAGGTTCACCAAGAATGGAACATTCTAGAAAAAAATCTTCCAG AAACGGTTTATGTACGCGTGTATGAGGATAGAATAGACTTGCTTAGAGCAGCAGTTGTTGGGACTGCTGGGACACCATATCATGATGGATTATTCTTTTTTGATGTCCACCTACCTCCACAATATCCCAACGAACCACCC CTGGTGCGCTATAACTCTGGTGGACTTCGGATCAATCCCAACTTATACGAATCAGGAAAAGTTTGTCTGAGTCTTCTCAATACATGGAAAGGTTCGGATACCGAAATTTGGAATCCAGGATCCTCCACAATACTTCAAGTCCTCCTCTCTCTCCAGGCCCTGGTGCTCAACGAAAAGCCTTATTTCAATGAGACGGGGTATGATTCTCAGATAGGGAAAGCCGAGGGCGAAAAAAACTCCCTTAACTATAATGAAAATGCTTTTCTTGTCAGCTGCACATCCATGTTATACATACTACGCAAGCCACCTAAG CATTTTGAGGGATTTGTCGAAGAACACTTCAGTCGACATGGCAACAGTATTTTATTGGCTTGTAAGGCATATATGGAAGGAGCTCCAGTAGGTTATCCATTCAGGATCAGGGAAACTGAACAAGAAAATCGGAAAGGAAGCTCAACTGGATTCAAGATTATGCTGAGCAAGATCTATCCTAGGCTTGTGGAAGCATTCTCTGGCAATGTATGTGCCTAA
- the LOC140834796 gene encoding probable ubiquitin-conjugating enzyme E2 24 isoform X1, producing the protein MDSLLNDFDSYSETSSSDYQDDLESLYGGQARSIFSSLEETIEKIDDYLLFEPRYLHGDIVCMASDPSGQIGKVIDMDMIVDLESICGSKIHSISSEKLQKIRHISVNDFVVHGMWLGKVEKIVDNVIVLFDDGRKSQFFANGPEMIISLSPDLVEDPQYPFYPGQRVQVESSLSKSTNWLCGDRRGKRDLGTICKVDAGLVYVDWLDCVGINGEKCPAPHRLQNSKDLSFFPCFPYGNWKLGDWCVLPNEQSLPSLNTSQLVEGSQKSETPSETKTAVIVKTKTMVDVQWQDGSQALGRDSCTLRPVNILDLHDFLPDSFVLEKRTVDLQPPENKKFGIVRCVDCKERMVKVKWCMSSVNENFDDKMQVEEIVSAYELVEHPGYAYSPGEAVFRKGRFVDVFTDCSSLANSDLENGSDQTEYLRNNFLSRIGIIIALRNGEIEVKWATGTISKVAPYDIYQVDKCEGMTSTLMHSGENVLQPNEVIQVKDDQLLSQKIKDVLGFDHDNAKDSGSISFSEAALSVCTSITSSLFQSLSTALVGAYRGTSMDAINHGKPKGEDALELCNMDVGGRLLMVDDSKTHQTITSEESKESSDDTTLPSCSKHPILFKQFDIVSGCLEHHFVNASGTGLQCSQMKRGWLKKVHQEWNILEKNLPETVYVRVYEDRIDLLRAAVVGTAGTPYHDGLFFFDVHLPPQYPNEPPLVRYNSGGLRINPNLYESGKVCLSLLNTWKGSDTEIWNPGSSTILQVLLSLQALVLNEKPYFNETGYDSQIGKAEGEKNSLNYNENAFLVSCTSMLYILRKPPKHFEGFVEEHFSRHGNSILLACKAYMEGAPVGYPFRIRETEQENRKGSSTGFKIMLSKIYPRLVEAFSGNVCA; encoded by the exons ATGGATTCTCTACTCAATGATTTTGATAGCTACAGCGAAACTAGCAGTTCTGATTATCAGGACGACCTTGAATCCTTATATGGAGGGCAGGCCCGTTCTATATTTTCTAGTCTTGAGGAAACCATAGAAAAGATTGACGATTATCTGTTGTTTGAGCCCCGATACCTGCACGGGGACATAGTTTGCATGGCATCTGACCCGTCAGGACAAATAGGAAAGGTCATCGATATGGACATGATCGTGGACTTGGAGAGCATTTGTGGAAGCAAAATTCATAGTATCAGTTCTGAAAAACTCCAGAAAATACGCCACATTTCAGTTAACGACTTTGTGGTTCACGGAATGTGGCTCGGCAAAGTCGAAAAGATAGTCGACAATGTGATTGTCTTATTTGACGATGGTAGAAAGAGCCAATTCTTCGCCAACGGCCCAGAGATGATTATTTCCTTATCTCCAGATTTAGTTGAAGATCCCCAGTATCCTTTCTATCCCGGACAAAGAGTTCAGGTGGAGTCTTCTCTATCTAAGTCAACTAATTGGTTGTGCGGTGATAGAAGGGGTAAACGAGATCTAGGAACCATCTGCAAAGTTGATGCTGGACTCGTGTACGTTGATTGGCTTGATTGTGTTGGCATCAACGGTGAGAAATGTCCTGCTCCGCATCGTTTACAAAATTCAAAAGATTTATCGTTTTTCCCATGTTTCCCTTATGGAAATTGGAAACTTGGTGATTGGTGTGTTCTTCCAAATGAGCAGAGTTTGCCAAGCTTAAACACGTCTCAGCTGGTTGAAGGAAGTCAGAAATCTGAAACACCAAGCGAGACTAAGACTGCTGTTATTGTGAAGACAAAGACTATGGTTGATGTCCAGTGGCAGGATGGCAGCCAAGCACTAGGACGTGATTCATGTACACTACGCCCAGTCAATATTCTAGATCTCCATGATTTTTTGCCCGATTCATTTGTGCTGGAAAAGAGAACAGTTGATTTGCAGCCTCctgaaaacaaaaaatttggtATTGTCAGATGTGTGGATTGTAAAGAACGAATGGTAAAGGTGAAATGGTGCATGTCCTCTgtgaatgaaaattttgatgacAAAATGCAGGTGGAAGAGATTGTGAGTGCTTATGAATTGGTCGAGCATCCAGGTTATGCGTACAGTCCAGGTGAGGCAGTTTTTAGGAAGGGCAGGTTTGTTGATGTTTTCACAGATTGCAGTTCGTTGGCAAACTCTGACCTTGAAAATGGCAGCGATCAGACTGAATATCTCAGAAATAATTTCTTATCTCGCATCGGGATTATAATTGCTTTAAGAAATGGAGAGATTGAAGTAAAATGGGCTACAGGTACCATAAGTAAG GTTGCCCCATATGATATCTATCAGGTTGATAAGTGCGAAGGGATGACTTCTACTCTTATGCACAGCGGTGAAAATGTTCTGCAACCTAATGAGGTTATTCAAGTGAAAGACGACCAATTGTTAAGCCAAAAAATAAAG GATGTGCTAGGTTTTGATCACGACAATGCAAAGGACTCTGGCTCAATTTCCTTTTCTGAAGCTGCTCTTAGTGTTTGCACTAGTATTACTTCAAGCCTATTTCAGTCTCTAAGTACAGCATTAGTTGGCGCATATAGAGGCACATCTATGGATGCGATAAATCATGGGAAACCCAAGGGCGAGGATGCCTTGGAACTTTGCAATATGGATGTCGGTGGACGACTTCTGATGGTAGATGACTCGAAGACACATCAAACAATCACTTCAGAAGAAAGTAAAGAATCAAGTGATGATACTACATTACCATCTTGCAGCAAGCATCCAATACTTTTTAAGCAGTTTGATATTGTAAGTGGTTGCTTGGAACACCACTTTGTCAATGCATCTGGGACGGGCCTTCAGTGTTCCCAG ATGAAAAGAGGTTGGCTGAAGAAGGTTCACCAAGAATGGAACATTCTAGAAAAAAATCTTCCAG AAACGGTTTATGTACGCGTGTATGAGGATAGAATAGACTTGCTTAGAGCAGCAGTTGTTGGGACTGCTGGGACACCATATCATGATGGATTATTCTTTTTTGATGTCCACCTACCTCCACAATATCCCAACGAACCACCC CTGGTGCGCTATAACTCTGGTGGACTTCGGATCAATCCCAACTTATACGAATCAGGAAAAGTTTGTCTGAGTCTTCTCAATACATGGAAAGGTTCGGATACCGAAATTTGGAATCCAGGATCCTCCACAATACTTCAAGTCCTCCTCTCTCTCCAGGCCCTGGTGCTCAACGAAAAGCCTTATTTCAATGAGACGGGGTATGATTCTCAGATAGGGAAAGCCGAGGGCGAAAAAAACTCCCTTAACTATAATGAAAATGCTTTTCTTGTCAGCTGCACATCCATGTTATACATACTACGCAAGCCACCTAAG CATTTTGAGGGATTTGTCGAAGAACACTTCAGTCGACATGGCAACAGTATTTTATTGGCTTGTAAGGCATATATGGAAGGAGCTCCAGTAGGTTATCCATTCAGGATCAGGGAAACTGAACAAGAAAATCGGAAAGGAAGCTCAACTGGATTCAAGATTATGCTGAGCAAGATCTATCCTAGGCTTGTGGAAGCATTCTCTGGCAATGTATGTGCCTAA
- the LOC140833576 gene encoding CASP-like protein 1C1, with product MGLDYKGRIPMFVLRLVALASTLTATLIMVTSHDSAEFFSIKFEADYKKSPAFNYFVIMNAIACGYTFILSFLPAKNSYGHFVLVLDLVMTLLLVSSISACLAIGQVGKNGNSNAGWLPICGQVPKFCDHVTAALIAGFVASIIYLIIVIYSLHNLINLLTLKS from the exons ATGGGTTTAGATTATAAAGGCAGAATCCCCATGTTTGTGCTGAGGCTTGTGGCCTTGGCTTCCACACTTACTGCAACATTGATCATGGTCACAAGCCATGACTCGGCTGAATTTTTTAGCATCAAATTCGAAGCCGATTACAAGAAATCACCGGCTTTCAA ctattttgtaataatgaatgCAATAGCATGTGGCTACACCTTTATACTATCCTTTCTCCCTGCTAAGAATTCTTACGGCCACTTTGTCTTGGTTCTCGATTTG GTTATGACACTATTGCTGGTTTCTAGCATATCGGCATGTTTGGCTATAGGCCAAGTGGGGAAGAATGGAAATAGCAATGCTGGTTGGCTACCAATTTGCGGCCAAGTTCCTAAATTTTGTGACCATGTTACGGCTGCTCTTATTGCTGGCTTTGTGGCCTCAATTATTTATCTTATCATAGTTATTTACTCTCTTCATAATCTCATTAATTTACTCACTCTCAAGTCATAG
- the LOC140833575 gene encoding uncharacterized protein yields the protein MSAEKGISKRVLESNNLKRKRVIVDDDFDAAISSDIKGILSALQHIKEKAQKDGQKKNEETISSVSSEIKSSLDELKSKLEKERQNFAKTLYKNSKECENLLKNETAKFQETFEKFCKEKAMHLQALKDVISKYEEEKERLFIRYEQLRKKEKNMLNEHEKSSAARIGQLEESLKKKKQDDKTFSMLRKTLGSFLGNTSDEDFPPDD from the exons ATGTCAGCAGAAAAAGGGATCTCCAAACGAGTGTTGGAGTCGAATAATCTGAAACGAAAGCGAGTCATAGTCGACGATGATTTTGATGCCGCTATCTCCAG tgatatcaaaggaattttgAGTGCTCTTCAGCATATCAAGGAGAAGGCGCAAAAGGATGGTCAGAAGAAGAATGAGGAGACGATTTCGAG TGTGTCTTCAGAGATCAAGTCAAGTTTGGATGAATTGAAATCAAAGCTTGAGAAAGAAAG GCAAAACTTTGCAAAGACACTCTACAAGAACTCAAAAGAG TGTGAGAATCTACTGAAGAACGAGACAGCTAAGTTTCAAGAAACTTTTGAGAAGTTCTGCAAGGAGAAAGCTATGCATCTGCAGGCCTTGAAAG ATGTGATCTCCAAGTATGAAGAAGAGAAGGAACGATTATTCATACGATATGAACAACTAA GAAAGAAGGAGAAGAATATGTTAAATGAACATGAGAAATCAAGCGCTGCAAGAATAGGCCAACTGGAGGAGTcattgaagaagaagaagcag GATGATAAAACATTCAGCATGCTAAGGAAGACTCTGGGCTCTTTTTTGGGTAATACTTCAGACGAGGACTTCCCTCCTGATGACTGA
- the LOC140834799 gene encoding stem-specific protein TSJT1-like, translating to MDKHPCRESIVTILLLNSIAGFSITRLLCFKMLAVFERTIGNPPKELSLPFDGRNSCLNCSPREMAETFRSWRSDATFYNLSNENFLALSHENENPVQPRSIVVIDEISCLFSGALFNTRDLRRHYGLARQATETMVIVEAYKVLRDRAPYPADQVVKQLHGSFAFILFDSKDSTLFLARDGDGRVQFHWGTATDGSLVCTDDPNVISVACGNCYTPFPPGCFFINKSGLMSFDHPLHKVVGIPQVDNHGHINAVIFQVDLFTRLHSIPRTGSSTNWAGAAIFDG from the exons ATGGATAAACATCCATGCAGAGAGTCCATCGTAACCATCTTACTGCTAAATTCGATCGCGGGTTTCTCCATTACCCGTTTGCTTTGCTTCAAAATGTTGGCAGTTTTCGAGCGTACAATCGGCAACCCTCCAAAAGAATTGAGTCTTCCTTTTGACGGAAGAAACAGCTGTTTGAACTGCTCCCCACGAGAAATGGCAGAAACTTTTCGTTCTTGGAGATCTGATGCCACTTTCTACAACCTTTCTAATGAAAATTTCTTGGCTTTGTCGCATGAAAATGAAAATCCAGTTCAACCCAG ATCAATTGTAGTGATAGATGAGATATCCTGCCTGTTTTCTGGGGCTTTGTTCAATACTCGTGATTTGAGACGTCATTACGGGCTTGCGAGACAAGCTACGGAAACCATGGTTATAGTTGAAGCCTACAAAGTATTGCGGGATCGTGCTCCTTATCCAGCCGATCAAGTTGTCAAACAACTCCATGGAAGTTTTGCTTTCATTTTGTTTGATTCCAAAGACTCCACTCTTTTTCTTGCCAGG GATGGTGATGGACGCGTGCAATTTCATTGGGGAACTGCAACGGATGGATCCTTAGTATGCACTGACGATCCAAATGTCATCTCTGTTGCCTGTGGAAATTGCTACACTCCCTTCCCTCCAG GCTGCTTCTTCATAAACAAGAGCGGGCTAATGAGTTTTGATCATCCACTTCATAAGGTGGTAGGTATCCCTCAAGTAGATAATCATGGACATATCAATGCTGTCATTTTTCAAGTAGACCTCTTTACCAGACTTCACAGCATCCCCCGCACCGGCAGCTCAACGAATTGGGCTGGTGCCGCTATCTTTGACGGCTAG